GTCGCCCACCACCTGCTTTGCCTCGATGGAGGCCGCAATTCCCTCGACGATCTTCAAGGCCCTCTTATAGTCCTCCTTGGAGACGGTGAAGGTCAGGTCAGTGTGCGAGTCGTGGCTTATGTTCTGCACGATCACGTCGACGTTTATGCCCGCTTCGGTAAGCGGCCTGAAGAGCTTGGCGGCTATGCCCGGCCTGTCAGGCACCCGGAGGACCGATATCTTGGCCTCGTTCTTGTTGTAGGTGATGCCTGAGACCACCACTTTTTCCATTTCCCTGTCCTCCTTGCAGACGAGCGTGCCCTCTGAATCGTTGAACGAGGACCTCACCATCACCGGGACCTCGTATTTTTTCGCGAACTCGACGGACCTGGTCTGCAGCACCTTGGCCCCGAGGCTCGCCATCTCGAGCATCTCGTCATAGGAGACCTTCTTCAATTTCCGGGCCTCCTGGCAGATGTTGGGGTCGGTCGTGTAGACTCCGTCCACGTCGGTGTATATCTCGCAGAGGTCGGCCTTCAATGCCGCGGCGAGCGCAACGGCGGTGGTATCAGAGCCGCCCCTGCCGAGCGTCGTTATGTTGCCCTCCGGGTCAACGCCCTGGAAACCGGCGACCACCACGATCGAGCCCTTCGCGAGCTCGTCCTTTATGCGCGTCCCGTCGATGGACTCTATCCGGGCGGAGCCGAACTGGGAGTCGGTCACTATCGGGACCTGGTGTCCCATGAAGCTTCTGGACCTGAGGCCCATCTCCTTCAGGACGATCGAGAGGAGTCCTATGGTGACCTGCTCGCCCGTGGAGATTACGACATCGTACTCGCGGCCTATCGGGAACTCGCTCGCCTCATGGCATAGGGCCACGAGCCTGTTGGTCTCGCCCGACATTGCAGAGAGGACCACGACTACGTCGTTGCCTTCTCCCCTGGCCCTGGCGGCCCTCCTGGCCACGTTCTTTATGCGCTCTATGTTGCCGACCGACGTCCCGCCGTACTTCTGGACTATCAATGCCATTTTTAAAAACCTCTCAACAGGTCAAAGACCTACCTCTTTCTTCCAATCTTATGAATAGCCAGGCCGTGCACGTCCTCGGCGGCCTCCATGACGAGCTCAGGAAGGGTCGGGTGCGCGTGGACCGTTTCGGCCAGCTCCTTTACCGTGACCCCGGCCTTCATGGCGAGCGCGGCCTCGCCTATGAGGTCCGTCGCGTGTGCGCCCACAATCGAGCAGCCGAGGACCTTGTCGGTCCCGGGGTCCGCGACCATCTGCACGAAACCTTCGGTCTCGCCCATGCCGAGGGCCTTGCCGCTCGCCGCGTACGGGAACCTGCCGACCCTTACATCAATGCCCTTTTCCTCCGCGTCCTTTTCCCTTAGGCCCACGCTCGCTATCTCAGGGTCGGTGAATATCCCGGCCGGTATCACGGAATAATCCATCCTGGCGTCCTTGCCGAGCGCGGCGCTTACGGCAACGATGCCCTGGGTAGAGGCCACGTGCGCAAGTAGCATCTTGCCGGTGACGTCGCCTATGGCGTAGACGCCCTTGACGTTGGTCTCCATGCGCTCGTCCACCGCTATCCTGCCCTTTTCAATATTCACGCCCAGGGCGTCAAGCCCTATGCCGGACGAGTTGAACGAGCGGCCTATGGCGACCATGACCTTCTCGGTCATGAACTCGCGCCCGTCCTTGAGCCTGGTCTTTACGCAGCCGTCCTCGGGGATGACGGCCTCGACCTGCACGTCGGTAAGGACGTTTACGCCGGTCTCCTTGAATTTTTTGGCTATGACCCTCGAGACCATCTTGTCCTCGGTAGTGAGTATGGAGGAGAGGAGCTCGACTATCATTACCCTGCTGCCGAACGCGGAGAAAAGGGTCGCGAACTCGCAGCCCATGACTCCGCCGCCTATTACGAGGAGCGACTCCGGCACCTTCTTGAGGTCCAGCATCTCGGTCGAGGTAAGGACGTCCTTCCGGTCGATATTGAAGGCCGGTATCATCGCGGGCTCGGAGCCTGTGGCGACGATTATGGATTTCGCCGCAACGGTCTCGGTCGAGCCGTTATTCGTGACCCTCACCCTTACGGCAGACTCAAGGAAGCCGTTACCCTTTATGACCTCTACCTTGTTGCCCTTGAGAAGCTGCTCGACCCCTCCGACGAGCTTTTTTACGACGCCGTCCTTTCTCTCGACGGCCTTGGCGAGGTCGAAGGATATTTCACCGGCGTTCACGCCGAAATCAGCCGCGTGTTTTGCGCTTTCCAGGGCCTTTGCCGAATAGTACAGGGCCTTCGTCGGTATGCAGCCCCAGTTGAGGCACGTGCCGCCTATCCTGTCCCTTTCGACAAGGGCGGTTTTGGCCCCGAGCTGCGCGGCCCTTATTGCCGCGACATAGCCGCCTGGCCCGGCCCCGACTACAACGATATCGAACTCTCGCACTCTCAAATACCCCCGCTATTCAGTATGCCGGAACACCCCTGAAAGGCTTCCGGAACCCGTAGGTCTTTCACTTATAACACAGGCTTTCCATGCTTTCCAGCGTCGTCTTTTATCCGAAGCTCGATCTCCCTCTCGGTATCCGAGACGTACCTGAACCGGACCGTTATCCTGCAATCACGGAGGAGCAAGGGCGCACGCTCGGCCCATTCGATGACGGCGACTCCCTTTCCGTGGACATATTCCTCAAGCCCGGCGAAAAGGAACTCCTCCTCTCCCATTATCCTGTAGAGGTCCATGTGATAGAGGGGTAGCCTCCCCCCCTCGTAGATATTGAGGATCGTGAAGCTCGGGCTTTTAACCGCCCCTTTTGCGCCCAGCCCCCTGGCCATTCCCCTTACGAAACGGGTCTTGCCGCCGCCGAGCTCGCCGGTAAGCGCTACACAGTCCCCTGCCCTGAGCTTTTCTGAAAGTCCTTCTCCGATGCGCTCTGTCTCTTCAGGGGAGGTCGTCAGGTATGTGAATGCCTCTTCCATTCAGGCGTGGTCTATGAAGGAGTTCATGAGCCTGGGTATGACCGGCACGAGGTCCATGGCCATCATCCCGAGCTCGCCCTGCGCCCTCTTCACCTCGTCCCCGGCAAGTCCGTGGATATAGGTAGTCGCGCACGCGGCCTGTATCGGCGGGTATCCCTGGGCAAGGAGGCCGCCGAGCATGCCCGCGAGCACGTCGCCCGTTCCAGCGGTGGCTAGGCCGGGGTTCCCGGTCTGGTTTATATGAATCTCGCCAGAAGGGCCGGCTATGATGGTTGCCGCGCCTTTGAGGACGACCGTAGCTCCCGTTAAGCTGGCGAGCTCTTCCGCGGCTCCTATCCTGTCTGACTGGACCTCGGCCGCGCTCCTCCCGAGTAGCCTTGCCATCTCACCGGGGTGCGGGGTCAGGACTATATTCAGGCCCTCTCTTTTGACAGCGGCTATCCCCGGGCCGAAGGAGTTGAGCCCGTCGGCGTCTATGACGACCGGGACCCGGACCTCGTGAAGGAGCATCTCTATAAGGCGCCTTACTTCCTCCGAACTCCTCATGCCCGGGCCGACTACCACTGCGGTCTTACCGGGGAGGAGCTTTTTTATTGCCTCGAAGGAAAGCGTGCCCAGAGTCCCTTCCGGGGTCTCCGGAAGCCCCAGGCTCATCACCTCGGTCGTCTTTGCCTCCATGATATTATTGAGTCGTTCCGGAACGCCGAGGGTAGCAAGCCCTGCCCCGGCCCGCATGGCGGAAACAGCCGCCATGTAAGCGGCCCCGGTCATGCCCGGCGAGCCCGCGAGCACAAGGAGGTGGCCGTGGGTGGATTTATGGGACTCGGGCCTCCTGGGCCTCAGGGTCTTTCTTATATCAGCCCCGGTAAGGAGATTCCATTTTATGCCGCCATCTTCTATGAGCTCGCGCGGGACCCCTATGTCTATTACCTCGACCCTTCCGGCATAGTTCCTGCCAGGATACAGGAGAAGGCCGAGCTTGGGCATTGCCATGGTTGCCGTGATATCGGCCATCACGGCACGCCCCAATACATTGCCGGTCGTGGCGTCTATGCCTGAAGGGATGTCGACAGCTATGGTCTTTTTTCGGAGAGAGTTGACGAATTCTATCGCGCTTGCGTGTATCCCTGAAATCTCCGTTTCAAGCCCTGTCCCGAATATCGCGTCAACGATTACGGCCGAATGCCTTATCGAGGAACTGGCCGAGTCGAGGTCCGCGCTTGAGAGGACCTCCCGTACCTCGCCGCCCATATCCCGCCATATTCCGGCGTTCATTCCGGCGTCACCGAGAAGCTCTTCCATCCTGCAAAGGGAATAGACGACAGTATCGCGCCCCGAGTTCCTCAAGTGCCTGGCAGCCACGTAACCGTCGCCGCCGTTATTCCCCTTGCCGGCGAAAACGGCCACCCGGCCCGGCGTAGCCGCCTTCAGCACGATTT
This sequence is a window from Deltaproteobacteria bacterium. Protein-coding genes within it:
- a CDS encoding aspartate kinase; this encodes MALIVQKYGGTSVGNIERIKNVARRAARARGEGNDVVVVLSAMSGETNRLVALCHEASEFPIGREYDVVISTGEQVTIGLLSIVLKEMGLRSRSFMGHQVPIVTDSQFGSARIESIDGTRIKDELAKGSIVVVAGFQGVDPEGNITTLGRGGSDTTAVALAAALKADLCEIYTDVDGVYTTDPNICQEARKLKKVSYDEMLEMASLGAKVLQTRSVEFAKKYEVPVMVRSSFNDSEGTLVCKEDREMEKVVVSGITYNKNEAKISVLRVPDRPGIAAKLFRPLTEAGINVDVIVQNISHDSHTDLTFTVSKEDYKRALKIVEGIAASIEAKQVVGDTSIAKVSIVGAGMRSHAGVASKMFDVMANEGINIQMISTSEIKVSIVVDVKYTELAVRVLHEAFGLGKGEVTEEAGA
- the lpdA gene encoding dihydrolipoyl dehydrogenase, with the protein product MREFDIVVVGAGPGGYVAAIRAAQLGAKTALVERDRIGGTCLNWGCIPTKALYYSAKALESAKHAADFGVNAGEISFDLAKAVERKDGVVKKLVGGVEQLLKGNKVEVIKGNGFLESAVRVRVTNNGSTETVAAKSIIVATGSEPAMIPAFNIDRKDVLTSTEMLDLKKVPESLLVIGGGVMGCEFATLFSAFGSRVMIVELLSSILTTEDKMVSRVIAKKFKETGVNVLTDVQVEAVIPEDGCVKTRLKDGREFMTEKVMVAIGRSFNSSGIGLDALGVNIEKGRIAVDERMETNVKGVYAIGDVTGKMLLAHVASTQGIVAVSAALGKDARMDYSVIPAGIFTDPEIASVGLREKDAEEKGIDVRVGRFPYAASGKALGMGETEGFVQMVADPGTDKVLGCSIVGAHATDLIGEAALAMKAGVTVKELAETVHAHPTLPELVMEAAEDVHGLAIHKIGRKR
- the tsaE gene encoding tRNA (adenosine(37)-N6)-threonylcarbamoyltransferase complex ATPase subunit type 1 TsaE, which gives rise to MEEAFTYLTTSPEETERIGEGLSEKLRAGDCVALTGELGGGKTRFVRGMARGLGAKGAVKSPSFTILNIYEGGRLPLYHMDLYRIMGEEEFLFAGLEEYVHGKGVAVIEWAERAPLLLRDCRITVRFRYVSDTEREIELRIKDDAGKHGKPVL
- a CDS encoding NAD(P)H-hydrate dehydratase, encoding MKAADSETIRKVDMAALEKYGITGLQLMENAGRGVAEIVLKAATPGRVAVFAGKGNNGGDGYVAARHLRNSGRDTVVYSLCRMEELLGDAGMNAGIWRDMGGEVREVLSSADLDSASSSIRHSAVIVDAIFGTGLETEISGIHASAIEFVNSLRKKTIAVDIPSGIDATTGNVLGRAVMADITATMAMPKLGLLLYPGRNYAGRVEVIDIGVPRELIEDGGIKWNLLTGADIRKTLRPRRPESHKSTHGHLLVLAGSPGMTGAAYMAAVSAMRAGAGLATLGVPERLNNIMEAKTTEVMSLGLPETPEGTLGTLSFEAIKKLLPGKTAVVVGPGMRSSEEVRRLIEMLLHEVRVPVVIDADGLNSFGPGIAAVKREGLNIVLTPHPGEMARLLGRSAAEVQSDRIGAAEELASLTGATVVLKGAATIIAGPSGEIHINQTGNPGLATAGTGDVLAGMLGGLLAQGYPPIQAACATTYIHGLAGDEVKRAQGELGMMAMDLVPVIPRLMNSFIDHA